From the Asterias amurensis chromosome 1, ASM3211899v1 genome, the window atgtctagcgtccgggtttctcaaaaaaaggaaggaggaggggctttttattttttattatttattaaattaaaaagatggccgccattctttttaaaatgtcaaatatccattgttttttctactgctcaaacacacaaaacataatgaaacattttggtcaagacattTAGACAAGACATTGTTCtagctgagatcgtttaaaataacctttttcttaaaaaataaataaaaaaatgtgcaataaaaaacaaaataaaaaagaaggcaacctctaaaaaggaagcgggcggggatgctaaacatgttttttgttttacttggcctaatgaGTGTATTTATAATTAACATATTtgcaaaaatgtgtgttttcatCAGTTGTGGTTTGAGcgacaatgtacatgtttagGTGTGCGCCATCTTGGTTTTGGGTGTAGATTTGTTTATTCAGAATTTGTAGTCATAGCTGCCTGCACTAGAACTTCATAAATTTGCTGGAAGCCATATTCCCATAAAGATAGCGTTCATCTGGAAAGATCTAGTATAGCAAATAACATTCAgcaaaataaatgtatttttaaaattgaaGAACTCGGCTTGTATTTAAAGTTTATAGGAGGGATGGGGGTCTTTTTGCGATCGAATCCAGAAAATGTGTtgaccatcatcatcatctttttatttttttcagagaaATATCCAGAGCTGAAGCGCTTAATGGGACATGATACAACGATTGTTTGGATCATGTTCTGTATGGTTGTCACACAAATCTTGACAGCTTGGTGCTTGAAGAATGAATCATGGATGACCATCTGTGTTGTGGCATACTGCTTTGGAGGTGTAGTCAACCACGGTATGTCACTGGCGATACATGAAGTGGGTCACAACTTGGCTTTTGGTCACGGTCGACTGATGTGGAACAGAATCGTAGGATTTATGGGAAATGTGATTATCGGCGTTCCGATTTCAATTTCATTTAGGCGTTATCATCAGGATCATCATCGATATCAGGTGAGAACTGAACTACTAGAACTGAGATATGTGTTTTCTGTAATCACTATGTGGCTGAAATCCAGGTTGAATGAACCAAGTTTATAATGGCTTAAATCCAGGTTAAAAAGTAGGAGAGGGGTGATTTTTCATGTCCCTGGGGAGTAAATAAACTAGAATAGACTTCTATTGTATGATGAACCTGTCTGGCTTATCTTTTTAGAAAAATTGATTGAAACGATTTGTCATTTTCTACTTGACTTTGTCCATCTTTGTGATAAGGAAAATTTGCAAGTGTGCATCACAAAGTCATGGGGTCATGGGCCCGCTGAAGGGCCCCTAAAAAATGTTTAAGACACAGTTTTTCAAACCTACAGTCAATAATATCATTGAATGATAGTAAGAAAAATACATATTACACAACATGTgatatttttctttttggttAACCACCTCTTTCCCAGGGTGAACAATCACTAGATCCAGATCTTCCCTCTGAATGGGAGGGATACTTCTTCAGGAATACCCTCCTCAAGTTCATCTGGATGCTGTTACAACCCTTCTTCTACGCCTTCCGCCCGATGTTACGCCGTCCCAAATCCCCCACTCGTCTTGAAGGCATCAACTACGTGGTTCAGATCATCTTCAATGCGATTATCATCTACTTCTTCAGTTTCAAGGCCTACGTGTACCTAATTCTAGGTACTGTCACCACGATGGGTGTCCATCCATTAGCAGGCCACTTCATCTCGGAGCACTATCTCTTCAAGGAAGGCCATGAGACCTATTCTTACTATGGGCCGTATAACTACATCGCCTTCAATGTTGGTTATCACATGGAGCATCATGATTTCCCCAATATACCAGGCAGCAGGTTGCCCTTGGTAAGTCTTGAGTATTTTTAGTTTGTTGgcgctacccatccccctacctgctacccatccccctacctgctacccatccccctacctgctacccagccccctacctgctacccatccccctacctgctacccatccccctacctgctaaccagccccctacctgctacccatcctcctacctgctacccagccccctacctgctacccagccccctacctgctacccagccccctacctgctacccatccccctacctactacccagccccctacctgctacccatcctcctacctgctacccagccccctacctgctacccatccccctacctgctacccatccccctacctgctaaccagccccctacctgctacccatccccctacctgctacccagccccctacctgctacccatccccctacctactacccagccccctacctgctacccatccccctacctgctacccagccccctacctgctacccatccccctacctactacccagccccctacctgctacccatccccctacctgctacccatccccctacctgctacccatccccctacctgctaaccagccccctacctgctacccatcctcctacctgctacc encodes:
- the LOC139938785 gene encoding sphingolipid delta(4)-desaturase DES1-like encodes the protein MGTSVSRSDFTWTYTDEPHLTRRKEMLKKYPELKRLMGHDTTIVWIMFCMVVTQILTAWCLKNESWMTICVVAYCFGGVVNHGMSLAIHEVGHNLAFGHGRLMWNRIVGFMGNVIIGVPISISFRRYHQDHHRYQGEQSLDPDLPSEWEGYFFRNTLLKFIWMLLQPFFYAFRPMLRRPKSPTRLEGINYVVQIIFNAIIIYFFSFKAYVYLILGTVTTMGVHPLAGHFISEHYLFKEGHETYSYYGPYNYIAFNVGYHMEHHDFPNIPGSRLPLVSKIAPEYYSDLPRHDSLGMVVWKFIFESSFGPYARYKRQDSMDPKNLDAWEKHKYKSG